One Tenebrio molitor chromosome 2, icTenMoli1.1, whole genome shotgun sequence genomic region harbors:
- the LOC138124933 gene encoding putative nuclease HARBI1 produces MMLSDISSLSSDEDDQEPLRRLPRRIRFICNRENPFDLHDNDFKKRFRLNKTTVMNLLHLIGHTLEPRTHRNKSLDARCQIVITLRFYATGGFLELIGDCMHIHKSNICRVIRRVTCQIAQLSRHHIKMPHNNQELMAIKQGFFNIAGFPWVIGALDCTHVNMPMLNCIETEKDISACDSGYPCKPHLLSPVLNPINASQEAYNTAHIATRNTVERFFGVLKRRFPCLRNGLRLKLDTTVKVIVACGVLHNICKEQDDDIENYFEEIENEEEDNFTFNEPNDNNNVNYSLRNALIATVFAR; encoded by the exons ATGATGCTATCTGACATATCTTCTTTGTCAAGTGACGAAGATGATCAAGAGCCACTACGAAGACTTCCGCGACGAATTCGGTTCATCTGCAATAGAGAAAATCCATTTGACCTTCACGATAACGATTTTAAGAAACGATTTCGTCTAAATAAAACAACGGTGATGAATTTACTGCATTTAATTGGGCATACACTTGAACCAAGAACTCACAGAAACAAATCTCTCGATGCACGTTGTCAAATTGTAATTACACTTCGGTTTTATGCCACAGGAGGCTTTCTTGAGTTAATCGGCGACTGCATGCACATTCACAAATCGAATATCTGTAGAGTAATTCGTCGTGTTACTTGTCAAATAGCACAACTTTCTCGACACCACATAAAAATGCCTCATAACAATCAGGAATTGATGGCAATAAAACAAGGATTTTTCAACATTGCTGGTTTCCCATGGGTTATAGGTGCCCTCGACTGCACACATGTAAATATGCCAATGCTGAATTGTATAGAAACAGAAAAGGATATTTCAGCAT GCGACAGCGGGTACCCATGTAAACCACATCTTTTGAGTCCCGTGTTAAATCCAATAAATGCCAGCCAAGAGGCTTACAATACGGCCCATATTGCTACTCGTAATACAGTCGAAAGATTTTTTGGAGTTCTCAAGCGGAGATTTCCTTGTTTAAGAAATGGTCTGCGACTCAAATTAGATACCACTGTGAAAGTGATAGTAGCTTGTGGGGTGTTACATAACATCTGTAAAGAACAAGATGACGATATtgagaattattttgaagaaattgaaaatgagGAAGAAGATAATTTCACTTTCAACGAACCCAACGACAATAACAATGTAAATTATTCATTGCGAAATGCATTAATTGCAACAGTATTTGCTAGATAA